From the genome of Strigops habroptila isolate Jane chromosome 17, bStrHab1.2.pri, whole genome shotgun sequence, one region includes:
- the SNX19 gene encoding sorting nexin-19 isoform X6: MPGQGPSGLRRLLLALLAALCWLLALQLLLDLRALGLLCGLLAALGGWLGPRALTPSGRRLRLERFVSSLQPQPQSPSAGGRLEGEIASTVHKVLRDFVTSWYHTVSTEPAFEAEVEKAMMGLTAELRRRMAQVDRQAMARRLLLLCGHHLQSYLQAREALRCAPKGGQTLWQEYSRLAGPHPALHSPAAEVAYARAAVETLLQALVPRPHLETRTGRFVVVELVACNVLLPAIRKMADPDCINLLLVGAFSKKPRSEEAPPAPPVPEVLPVIEQTDPTPVGMPPSPRATEVPKQEVGAVGEQGEDVVSKLCHTEEPFLRPRALGSLFPCEGLELESPAPDAGQDMDLLVPSPAGEFLDEALQDASTVLEGLDVSGDGIGELEESIATTSALVLSSCPDIQIDPAVEKEEEASVVPKKSSSQRPCSLGKDLGAAEGPSQSSPEPGQALSLLSSSPMASISTFSFEPLSSPDGPVVIQNLRITGTITAREHSGTGFHPYTLYTVKYETALESESSLQQVAYHTVNRRYREFLNLQTRLEEKPELRKLLKNIKGPKKLFPDLPFGNMDSDKVEARKSLLESFLKQLCAVPEIANSEEVQEFLALNTDARIAFVKKPFVVSRIDKIVVNAIVDTLKTAFPRSEPQSPTEDLSESEVDGKPQTDGKKGNKSRLRFSSSKITPVLSVNEAQDRIVYSIREGSSVSGTLSLTAMESFIQKQEKLLEAVPSKGPEGEGGRKAKESSMQDDKDGMGPLEQGQHPATDSDSETALADLALDVLRLLLVDHWSWLCTENIQKVFHLLFGTLIQR, encoded by the exons ATGCCAGGCCAGGGGCCGTCAGGCCTCCGCCGCCTGCTGCTGGCGCTGctggctgccctgtgctggctgctggccctgcagctgctgctggacctGCGtgctctggggctgctctgTGGGCTCCTGGCAGCACTGGGGGGCTGGCTGGGCCCCCGGGCTCTCACCCCATCGGGCCGGCGCCTGCGGCTGGAGCGGTTTGtgagctccctgcagccccagccccagagcCCGTCGGCCGGGGGGAGGCTGGAGGGGGAGATCGCCAGCACCGTGCACAAAGTGCTGCGGGACTTTGTCACCTCCTGGTACCACACTGTCAGCACCGAGCCAGCCTTTGAGGCTGAGGTGGAGAAGGCCATGATGGGGCTCACTGCTGAGCTGAGGAGGCGCATGGCGCAGGTAGATCGCCAAGCCATGGCCCGGCgcctccttctcctctgtgGCCACCACTTGCAGAGCTACCTCCAGGCTCGTGAGGCTTTGAGGTGTGCTCCAAAGGGCGGCCAGACTCTGTGGCAGGAGTACAGCCGCCTTGCAGGGCCGCATCCTGCCCTCCACAGCCCCGCGGCTGAAGTGGCCTAtgccagggctgctgtggaGACCTTGCTGCAGGCGCTGGTGCCCCGGCCTCACTTGGAGACCCGGACGGGGCGCTTCGTGGTGGTGGAGCTGGTGGCCTGCAATGTGCTGCTGCCGGCCATCAGGAAGATGGCTGATCCCGACTGCATCAACCTGCTGCTCGTTGGGGCTTTCTCGAAGAAGCCACGGAGTGAGGAGGCACCTCCTGCACCCCCCGTGCCTGAGGTCTTGCCTGTCATAGAACAGACAGATCCCACCCCTGTTGGGATGCCACCCTCCCCAAGGGCCACAGAGGTGCCCAAGCAAGAGGTAGGAGCTGTTGGGGAACAGGGAGAGGATGTGGTGAGCAAGTTGTGCCACACAGAGGAGCCCTTCCTCCGTCCACGAGCGCTGGGCTCCCTCTTTCCCTGTGAGGGTTTGGAGCTGGAGTCTCCTGCTCCTGATGCAGGCCAGGATATGGACTTGCTGGTACCATCCCCTGCAGGGGAGTTCCTGGATGAAGCCCTCCAAGATGCCTCCACTGTTCTTGAAGGACTGGATGTTTCAGGGGATGGCATaggggagctggaggagagcatTGCCACCACCTCTGCTCTTGTGCTGAGCTCCTGCCCAGACATCCAGATCGACCCAGCAgttgagaaggaagaagaagcaTCAGTTGTCCCTAAGAAGTCCTCCTCACAGAGGCCCTGCAGCTTGGGGAAAGACCTGGGGGCAGCAGAAGGCCCATCACAAAGCTCTCCAGAGCCTGGGCAGGCTctgtccctgctctcctcttccccaaTGGCCTCCATCAGCACCTTCAGCTTTGAGCCCCTCAGCAGCCCTGATGGACCCGTGGTCATCCAGAACCTGCGCATAACTGGGACCATCACTGCCAGAGAGCACAGTGGGACTGGTTTCCACCCCTACACCCTCTATACTGTCAAG TATGAGACAGCCCTGGAGAGTGAGAGCAGCCTCCAGCAAGTGGCTTATCACACCGTGAACCGCCGCTACCGCGAGTTCCTCAACCTCCAGACGAGGCTGGAGGAGAAGCCGGAGCTCCGCAAGCTCCTCAAAA ATATTAAAGGCCcaaagaagttgttccctgaTCTCCCATTTGGAAACATGGACAGTGATAAAGTGGAAGCCAGGAAGAGTCTGCTGGAATCTTTCTTGAAG CAATTGTGTGCGGTGCCTGAGATTGCAAACAGTGAGGAGGTGCAGGAGTtcctggccctgaacactgaTGCCAGGATTGCCTTTGTCAAGAAGCCTTTCGTTGTCTCCAGGATAGACAAG ATCGTTGTCAATGCCATTGTGGACACCTTGAAGACAGCATTCCCCAGGTCAGAGCCCCAGAGCCCCACAGAGGATCTCAGTGAGTCTGAAGTGGATGGAAAACCTCAGACAGATGGGAAGAAGGGCAACAA GTCCAGGCTGAGGTTCTCATCCAGTAAAATCACTCCGGTGCTGAGTGTGAATGAAGCACAGGACAGGATCGTGTACTCCATCAGGGAGGGCAGCTCT GTCTCTGGCACCCTGTCCCTCACTGCTATGGAGTCCTTcatccagaagcaggagaagctgctggaagcagtCCCCAGCAAAGGCCCTGAAGGCGAGggaggcagaaaagcaaaggagagcTCCATGCAGGATGATAAGGATGGGATGGGCCCGTTGGAGCAGGGGCAACATCCTGCCACAGACTCTG ACTCAGAGACAGCTTTGGCTGACCTGGCCCTGGATGTGCTTCGCCTGCTGCTGGTGGATCACTGGAGCTGGCTGTGCACAGAGAACATCCAGAAGGTCTTTCACCTGCTCTTTGGGACCCTCATTCAAAG GTGA
- the SNX19 gene encoding sorting nexin-19 isoform X5: MPGQGPSGLRRLLLALLAALCWLLALQLLLDLRALGLLCGLLAALGGWLGPRALTPSGRRLRLERFVSSLQPQPQSPSAGGRLEGEIASTVHKVLRDFVTSWYHTVSTEPAFEAEVEKAMMGLTAELRRRMAQVDRQAMARRLLLLCGHHLQSYLQAREALRCAPKGGQTLWQEYSRLAGPHPALHSPAAEVAYARAAVETLLQALVPRPHLETRTGRFVVVELVACNVLLPAIRKMADPDCINLLLVGAFSKKPRSEEAPPAPPVPEVLPVIEQTDPTPVGMPPSPRATEVPKQEVGAVGEQGEDVVSKLCHTEEPFLRPRALGSLFPCEGLELESPAPDAGQDMDLLVPSPAGEFLDEALQDASTVLEGLDVSGDGIGELEESIATTSALVLSSCPDIQIDPAVEKEEEASVVPKKSSSQRPCSLGKDLGAAEGPSQSSPEPGQALSLLSSSPMASISTFSFEPLSSPDGPVVIQNLRITGTITAREHSGTGFHPYTLYTVKYETALESESSLQQVAYHTVNRRYREFLNLQTRLEEKPELRKLLKNIKGPKKLFPDLPFGNMDSDKVEARKSLLESFLKQLCAVPEIANSEEVQEFLALNTDARIAFVKKPFVVSRIDKIVVNAIVDTLKTAFPRSEPQSPTEDLSESEVDGKPQTDGKKGNKSRLRFSSSKITPVLSVNEAQDRIVYSIREGSSVSGTLSLTAMESFIQKQEKLLEAVPSKGPEGEGGRKAKESSMQDDKDGMGPLEQGQHPATDSDSETALADLALDVLRLLLVDHWSWLCTENIQKVFHLLFGTLIQSLSRSSLYLLS; encoded by the exons ATGCCAGGCCAGGGGCCGTCAGGCCTCCGCCGCCTGCTGCTGGCGCTGctggctgccctgtgctggctgctggccctgcagctgctgctggacctGCGtgctctggggctgctctgTGGGCTCCTGGCAGCACTGGGGGGCTGGCTGGGCCCCCGGGCTCTCACCCCATCGGGCCGGCGCCTGCGGCTGGAGCGGTTTGtgagctccctgcagccccagccccagagcCCGTCGGCCGGGGGGAGGCTGGAGGGGGAGATCGCCAGCACCGTGCACAAAGTGCTGCGGGACTTTGTCACCTCCTGGTACCACACTGTCAGCACCGAGCCAGCCTTTGAGGCTGAGGTGGAGAAGGCCATGATGGGGCTCACTGCTGAGCTGAGGAGGCGCATGGCGCAGGTAGATCGCCAAGCCATGGCCCGGCgcctccttctcctctgtgGCCACCACTTGCAGAGCTACCTCCAGGCTCGTGAGGCTTTGAGGTGTGCTCCAAAGGGCGGCCAGACTCTGTGGCAGGAGTACAGCCGCCTTGCAGGGCCGCATCCTGCCCTCCACAGCCCCGCGGCTGAAGTGGCCTAtgccagggctgctgtggaGACCTTGCTGCAGGCGCTGGTGCCCCGGCCTCACTTGGAGACCCGGACGGGGCGCTTCGTGGTGGTGGAGCTGGTGGCCTGCAATGTGCTGCTGCCGGCCATCAGGAAGATGGCTGATCCCGACTGCATCAACCTGCTGCTCGTTGGGGCTTTCTCGAAGAAGCCACGGAGTGAGGAGGCACCTCCTGCACCCCCCGTGCCTGAGGTCTTGCCTGTCATAGAACAGACAGATCCCACCCCTGTTGGGATGCCACCCTCCCCAAGGGCCACAGAGGTGCCCAAGCAAGAGGTAGGAGCTGTTGGGGAACAGGGAGAGGATGTGGTGAGCAAGTTGTGCCACACAGAGGAGCCCTTCCTCCGTCCACGAGCGCTGGGCTCCCTCTTTCCCTGTGAGGGTTTGGAGCTGGAGTCTCCTGCTCCTGATGCAGGCCAGGATATGGACTTGCTGGTACCATCCCCTGCAGGGGAGTTCCTGGATGAAGCCCTCCAAGATGCCTCCACTGTTCTTGAAGGACTGGATGTTTCAGGGGATGGCATaggggagctggaggagagcatTGCCACCACCTCTGCTCTTGTGCTGAGCTCCTGCCCAGACATCCAGATCGACCCAGCAgttgagaaggaagaagaagcaTCAGTTGTCCCTAAGAAGTCCTCCTCACAGAGGCCCTGCAGCTTGGGGAAAGACCTGGGGGCAGCAGAAGGCCCATCACAAAGCTCTCCAGAGCCTGGGCAGGCTctgtccctgctctcctcttccccaaTGGCCTCCATCAGCACCTTCAGCTTTGAGCCCCTCAGCAGCCCTGATGGACCCGTGGTCATCCAGAACCTGCGCATAACTGGGACCATCACTGCCAGAGAGCACAGTGGGACTGGTTTCCACCCCTACACCCTCTATACTGTCAAG TATGAGACAGCCCTGGAGAGTGAGAGCAGCCTCCAGCAAGTGGCTTATCACACCGTGAACCGCCGCTACCGCGAGTTCCTCAACCTCCAGACGAGGCTGGAGGAGAAGCCGGAGCTCCGCAAGCTCCTCAAAA ATATTAAAGGCCcaaagaagttgttccctgaTCTCCCATTTGGAAACATGGACAGTGATAAAGTGGAAGCCAGGAAGAGTCTGCTGGAATCTTTCTTGAAG CAATTGTGTGCGGTGCCTGAGATTGCAAACAGTGAGGAGGTGCAGGAGTtcctggccctgaacactgaTGCCAGGATTGCCTTTGTCAAGAAGCCTTTCGTTGTCTCCAGGATAGACAAG ATCGTTGTCAATGCCATTGTGGACACCTTGAAGACAGCATTCCCCAGGTCAGAGCCCCAGAGCCCCACAGAGGATCTCAGTGAGTCTGAAGTGGATGGAAAACCTCAGACAGATGGGAAGAAGGGCAACAA GTCCAGGCTGAGGTTCTCATCCAGTAAAATCACTCCGGTGCTGAGTGTGAATGAAGCACAGGACAGGATCGTGTACTCCATCAGGGAGGGCAGCTCT GTCTCTGGCACCCTGTCCCTCACTGCTATGGAGTCCTTcatccagaagcaggagaagctgctggaagcagtCCCCAGCAAAGGCCCTGAAGGCGAGggaggcagaaaagcaaaggagagcTCCATGCAGGATGATAAGGATGGGATGGGCCCGTTGGAGCAGGGGCAACATCCTGCCACAGACTCTG ACTCAGAGACAGCTTTGGCTGACCTGGCCCTGGATGTGCTTCGCCTGCTGCTGGTGGATCACTGGAGCTGGCTGTGCACAGAGAACATCCAGAAGGTCTTTCACCTGCTCTTTGGGACCCTCATTCAAAG CCTAAGCAGATCCAGCCTTTACTTGCTGAGTTGA